A stretch of the Musa acuminata AAA Group cultivar baxijiao chromosome BXJ2-7, Cavendish_Baxijiao_AAA, whole genome shotgun sequence genome encodes the following:
- the LOC103992646 gene encoding protein WVD2-like 7 isoform X2: MATDVDQAYQGWSQGELSDGDTSQEIPVSQMLDHGSISFGRFPIESLSWERRSVFTHNRCQEELEKFNGLVAKKKAYFEERYRRIRAMKAQQNVRQNQHTELTLDYGGDGSMSSQSGEEDGAASQHERFRDGASNNVHSIPEETKPGVTLEQEINCNEPPQERCFNPDSTLPNPDSSRGIPENTEQDKNTLDTTMLVQPMETESSLPLTGDLKETKSNSSSKLDNKEILLKPKSLESNIEPRRVAPDTKKIKSEQLQSIRKPLHHKSLSKDPAAVRNGLNMKQETKSNGVHSSKGLKTPSQKTASQTLSKTIASRVKSNAMSTLVDLNQSLTKARSISTTLGPFTLVMERRTRNRGNSTKLDSGSSNMLASSQIQAKGGSSVQDMKKTASSSGMTSRRGPETKRLIKKRILLTSFKNLKEVKKKPLAVDSHYANLKKIEAHVLGPPKSRSSELPARNKSICNVGTEPHIATAEGMKRKEGNARMREFQRGTIKTTGPSKSGNMPMDTKQALAGRGADVSRGGSKSKLDDPSLDGRKTRRETPHWR; the protein is encoded by the exons ATGGCAACCGATGTTGATCAAGCTTATCAAGGATGGTCACAGGGGGAATTGTCTGATGGAGATACATCTCAA GAAATCCCAGTTTCTCAAATGCTTGATCATGGTTCCATTTCTTTTGGAAGATTTCCAATTGAGTCATTGTCATGGGAGAGGCGGTCAGTTTTTACTCACAATAGATGTCAAGAGGAACTGGAGAAGTTCAATGGTCTAGTTGCCAAGAAGAAGGCATATTTTGAGGAGCGCTATAGAAGAATTCGAGCTATGAAAGCTCAACAGAATGTTCGACAGAATCAACATACGGAGCTCACATTGGATTATGGTGGTGATGGTAGTATGTCTAGCCAAAGCGGTGAAGAAGATGGAGCAGCTTCACAGCATGAAAGATTCAGAGATGGGGCATCAAACAATGTTCATTCTATCCCAGAAGAGACTAAACCTGGAGTAACCCTTGAGCAGGAAATTAACTGCAATGAACCTCCTCAAGAAAGGTGCTTTAATCCAGACTCCACATTGCCAAATCCTGATTCCTCAAGAGGAATTCCAGAGAACACTGAGCAAGATAAAAACACTTTAGACACTACTATGCTGGTACAACCAATGGAAACAGAGTCCTCATTGCCCCTTACAGGAGATTTGAAGGAGACTAAATCAAATTCTAGCAGCAAACTTGACAATAAAGAGATCTTGCTGAAGCCTAAGAGCCTTGAATCAAACATTGAGCCTAGAAGAGTTGCACCGGATACTAAGAAAATTAAGTCTGAACAATTGCAGTCAATTAGAAAACCTTTGCACCATAAATCACTTTCTAAG GATCCTGCCGCAGTTAGAAATGGTTTAAATATGAAACAAGAAACTAAGTCGAATGGGGTTCACTCATCAAAGGGACTAAAAACTCCATCACAAAAGACGGCCAGTCAGACTTTGAGCAAGACCATAGCTAGTAGAGTCAAAAGCAATGCTATGTCCACCTTGGTTGATCTAAATCAATCGCTTACAAAAGCACGCTCTATTAGCACCACATTGGGTCCATTTACTCTTGTAAtggaaagaagaacaagaaataGAGGAAATTCAACAAAGCTGGACTCTGGAAGCTCAAACATGCTAGCATCATCACAAATTCAAGCAAAGGGCGGATCAAGTGTGCAG GACATGAAGAAAACAGCTTCATCTAGTGGAATGACAAGTAGAAGAGGACCTGAAACTAAAAGGTTGATTAAAAAAAGGATATTGTTGACATCTTTCAA AAACTTAAAAGAAGTAAAGAAGAAGCCTTTAGCAGTGGACAGCCACTATGCAAACTTAAAGAAAATTGAGGCACATGTTCTTGGGCCACCCAAGTCCAG gtCTAGTGAGCTTCCTGCTAGGAACAAGTCCATATGTAATGTTGGAACTGAGCCCCATATTGCAACTGCCGAAGGAATGAAACGAAAAGAG GGAAATGCTAGAATGAGGGAGTTCCAAAGAGGTACTATAAAGACAACTGGCCCTTCTAAGTCTGGGAATATGCCGATGGATACTAAGCAG GCACTTGCAGGCCGAGGAGCTGATGTTTCTCGTGGTGGGAGCAAATCAAAGCTTGATGATCCATCACTGGATGGGAGGAAGACAAG GAGAGAGACACCGCACTGGCGATGA
- the LOC103992646 gene encoding protein WVD2-like 7 isoform X7, translated as MATDVDQAYQGWSQGELSDGDTSQEIPVSQMLDHGSISFGRFPIESLSWERRSVFTHNRCQEELEKFNGLVAKKKAYFEERYRRIRAMKAQQNVRQNQHTELTLDYGGDGSMSSQSGEEDGAASQHERFRDGASNNVHSIPEETKPGVTLEQEINCNEPPQERCFNPDSTLPNPDSSRGIPENTEQDKNTLDTTMLVQPMETESSLPLTGDLKETKSNSSSKLDNKEILLKPKSLESNIEPRRVAPDTKKIKSEQLQSIRKPLHHKSLSKDMKKTASSSGMTSRRGPETKRLIKKRILLTSFKNLKEVKKKPLAVDSHYANLKKIEAHVLGPPKSRSSELPARNKSICNVGTEPHIATAEGMKRKEGNARMREFQRGTIKTTGPSKSGNMPMDTKQALAGRGADVSRGGSKSKLDDPSLDGRKTSRRETPHWR; from the exons ATGGCAACCGATGTTGATCAAGCTTATCAAGGATGGTCACAGGGGGAATTGTCTGATGGAGATACATCTCAA GAAATCCCAGTTTCTCAAATGCTTGATCATGGTTCCATTTCTTTTGGAAGATTTCCAATTGAGTCATTGTCATGGGAGAGGCGGTCAGTTTTTACTCACAATAGATGTCAAGAGGAACTGGAGAAGTTCAATGGTCTAGTTGCCAAGAAGAAGGCATATTTTGAGGAGCGCTATAGAAGAATTCGAGCTATGAAAGCTCAACAGAATGTTCGACAGAATCAACATACGGAGCTCACATTGGATTATGGTGGTGATGGTAGTATGTCTAGCCAAAGCGGTGAAGAAGATGGAGCAGCTTCACAGCATGAAAGATTCAGAGATGGGGCATCAAACAATGTTCATTCTATCCCAGAAGAGACTAAACCTGGAGTAACCCTTGAGCAGGAAATTAACTGCAATGAACCTCCTCAAGAAAGGTGCTTTAATCCAGACTCCACATTGCCAAATCCTGATTCCTCAAGAGGAATTCCAGAGAACACTGAGCAAGATAAAAACACTTTAGACACTACTATGCTGGTACAACCAATGGAAACAGAGTCCTCATTGCCCCTTACAGGAGATTTGAAGGAGACTAAATCAAATTCTAGCAGCAAACTTGACAATAAAGAGATCTTGCTGAAGCCTAAGAGCCTTGAATCAAACATTGAGCCTAGAAGAGTTGCACCGGATACTAAGAAAATTAAGTCTGAACAATTGCAGTCAATTAGAAAACCTTTGCACCATAAATCACTTTCTAAG GACATGAAGAAAACAGCTTCATCTAGTGGAATGACAAGTAGAAGAGGACCTGAAACTAAAAGGTTGATTAAAAAAAGGATATTGTTGACATCTTTCAA AAACTTAAAAGAAGTAAAGAAGAAGCCTTTAGCAGTGGACAGCCACTATGCAAACTTAAAGAAAATTGAGGCACATGTTCTTGGGCCACCCAAGTCCAG gtCTAGTGAGCTTCCTGCTAGGAACAAGTCCATATGTAATGTTGGAACTGAGCCCCATATTGCAACTGCCGAAGGAATGAAACGAAAAGAG GGAAATGCTAGAATGAGGGAGTTCCAAAGAGGTACTATAAAGACAACTGGCCCTTCTAAGTCTGGGAATATGCCGATGGATACTAAGCAG GCACTTGCAGGCCGAGGAGCTGATGTTTCTCGTGGTGGGAGCAAATCAAAGCTTGATGATCCATCACTGGATGGGAGGAAGACAAG CAGGAGAGAGACACCGCACTGGCGATGA